Sequence from the Erythrobacter insulae genome:
TCTGCCCTGCCCCATGCGAAGCAAGCTGCACGCTGAACATTGTTGACCAACCGGTCACGATCAAAAGCATCGAATGTGCGATTGTCGATCGAGGGTGGAAAGAAGACTGGATCAAACCGCAAGTGCCGGAGGAAAAGACCGGCAAATCAGTCGCCGTGGTCGGATCCGGTCCGGCTGGTATGGCCTGTGCGCAGCAACTCGCGCGGGCCGGGCACAGCGTCACCCTGTTTGAAAAAAGCGACCGGGTTGGCGGTTTGCTGCGTTACGGCATCCCCGATTTCAAGATGGAAAAGCACCTGATCAGCCGCCGCTGTCTTCAGATGCAGGCAGAGGGCGTCGAATTCCGCACGAGCAAAGAAGTCGGCGTCGATGTGTCTTTCCAAAGTCTCCAGGAAAACTTCGACGCAGTCGTGCTTTCGGGTGGTTCGGAAGCTGCACGTCAGCTGGCCATTCCGGGCGCTGAAATGCCTGGTGTGCGGCTCGCCATGGAATTCCTGACCCAGCAAAACAAACGCAATGCTGGCGATGATGAAGTCCGCGCCGCACCGCGCGGCAGCCTGCTGGCGACCGGCAAAGATGTTGTCGTCATCGGCGGCGGTGACACCGGCAGCGACTGTGTTGGTACATCCAACCGTCAGGGCGCGAAAAGCGTGACGCAGCTGGAAATCATGCCAAAACCGCCGGAAAAAGAAGACAAGGCGCTGACATGGCCCGATTGGCCGCTGAAACTGCGGACGTCTTCGAGCCACGAAGAAGGCGCCGAGCGTGACTGGGCGGTTTTGACGAAGCGCGTGATCGGCGATGGCGAAAAGACCACTGGCCTGGAATGCGCCCGCGTTCAGTGGGTCGATGGCCAAATGCGGGAAATCGAAGGCAGCACCTTCACAATCCCGGCCGATCTTATCTTGCTGGCGATGGGCTTCACCGGCCCGAAAAAAGCCGGCTTGCTTGAACAGGTCGGCGTCGATCTGACGGATCGCGGCAATGTGGATGCAAACACGGATGATTATGTAACCAACGTCCCCGGCGTATTCGCCTGCGGCGATATGCGACGCGGTCAGAGCCTCGTCGTATGGGCCATCCGCGAAGGTCGCCAATGCGCGCGCAGTGTCGATGAAATGCTAATGGGCGTTTCGGAATTACCCCGATAACTTTGCCTGCGCATGGGCCGCGCCAGTAAACTTTAAATTTCGGATTGATCTGTCCGCAATGTCGCTCGGATACAATCCCGGAGCGCGACGATTAGAATAGAACCCTCCGCAATCGCTTAGGTGTTTCTTGACAGTACCGCCCGGTTCGTGGTGACTGCAAGCACCTGAATTGTTTGGGGAAGATTAGGATCGCACAGTCAGACAAGCTAGGGAACGGCTTTAACCGCTCTACTACTATTCGCGTGATCGGTATTATGGCGGCCTGCACGGCGCAATCAGTGTGGGCCGGCGATGGGTCAATTTCCGCGCCGACCGGCCAAAGCACGACCGATCTTCCCGCGCCTTCGGACGAAACCGGATTGGCCGATGCTGCGCCGGGCAACAAAGACGTTGAAAAAGACGGCCCGATCCGCGCCCGGCTTGTCGCGTCGCAATTCGTGGATGCGCCAATTTCTGGCGATGCCGCGAACACATTGCGATATAGCGGGCGCGTGGATGCCTATGTCGATATCAGCGGCAGCGCATTCGGCCTTGATGACAGTTTCACTCTGACCGTCCGCCCCGAATATACATGGGGTGAAGATTCAAACGGGACGATTGGCCTGATCCCCAACAACACCGCCCTTTTCCGCGGAGAGACGTCAGGTGACTTCGATGTCTCGGCCAGCCTTACCAAGCGTTGGAAATCGGGCACCTCGCTGACCGTGGGTAAAGTCAACGTGCTGGATCTGGGCGGTCAATTGCCGGTTGTGGGAAGCGACGGGCATCGCGGGTTCCAGAATCTCAGCTTCGCTCTTCCGCCTTCGGCTGTCATCCCCAACACGCTAACCGGGGCGTTGCTGACCGTGCCGACGGACGATGCGCTGTTCCGGCTTTGGGTGTTTGATCCCGATTCGCAGTATGAACGCACAGGTTTTGAAACCGGTTTTGAAAGCGGAGTGGGGTTTCTGGGATCGGTTACGGTGCCAGTAAAAATCGGCGGGGCTCCGGGATATTATGCGCTTAAACTGACAGGCTCGACGCGTGATGACATTTCGGCCAGCAATCTGCCCGCCGTCCTCGTCCCCGCTCCGGGAAGCGCCTTTGGCAACACGTCTGGCGAATTTGCAGCCGTATTGGCCGCGTATCAATTCCTCGAAGTGTATCCCGAATCGCCGGGCAAGGGTTGGGGCTTTTTCGGTCAGGTTTATGCTTCGCTTGGCGATCCAACCTTCCTTGATAAAAGCGGCTTTTTCGGCATTTCCGGCAACCCGCGCAAACGCACACAGGACCGCTTTGGCGCGGGCTATTTCCGCTATTCCCTGACCGATGATCTCGTCACAGTTCTGGGCCCGCGCATCCCGCTTGAAGATGAAGAGGGGGTCGAGATATTTTACACTTTCGGCATCGCCGACAAGTTTGAACTGACCGCCAATGTGCAAGTCATCGACAGCGCAATCGCGGTTCGTGATACCGGCGTCATCTTTGGTATGCGCCTGACGACAGGGTTTTAACGGCTGAGGGCGTTTTTCAATTTGGGGATGCTGGAAACAGGCACGCTCCAGACTTGAAACAGTCCGGGTTCCGCCGCGCCGACAGGCCGGTCTGACGTGAACAATACGTGTTGATTATCCGGAGTAATTCGGGCTGCAAAATCATTGTTTGCCGAATTGATCGAAGCGCCGAGATTGACCGGATCGCTCCAGATGTCATCGCGTTTCACCGAAAGAAAAACATCAGTGCTGCCTGATCCGCCCCGGTCAGAATAATTGACAAGCATCAGATCGCCTGCCGGATTGACCCACGCCCCTGCGTCATTGCCGGGCGAATTGACCGGACCTTCAACTGGACGCGCTGCCTGAAAACCGCCTCCCGGCGCAGCGGGCGCAACATAGACATCCCGGTTGCCGACACCGTCCAGCCGCTCTGTCCAGAAATACAGATCACCATCGACCGTCAAATTTGGCGCTGTTTCATTGTGGACGAAGCGCAGTTTTGCGAGCCGCCCTGACCGTATCCGGTTGATATCGGGCTCGTCGATAGGCTCAGGCTCGGCGCCCTCGCGACTCAGATCGAGCCGGTACAGATCGAAATCCTCAAACACGTCGCGGCCATGGCGCGCGCGCTGCGTCGCCCAAGAGAAAAGCAGATACCTTCCGTCGGGTGAGAAACTAGGCCACTCAACGCGCTCACCTGCCGTCACTTCGACCTTCAGCGGCTTTGACCAGCCTGAGCCTTCGCGTTTCGCCATGAACAATTCCTGCGGGCACTCCCAGATAAGTGCGCAGTCAGCCTGAGGGAAATACAGGGTCTGACCATCAGGCGAGATCGCCGGAGTGAACGTGATCCTGCCTGATTGCCTCAGGTCCTCTGGCGCAAATAGCTGCGCGGCGCGGGGTGCGGTGCTTGTCGCATCGGCGGAGGTATCGCGGGCCGATTGCGCCGCCGAATTGCCGAGCAATGCAAAGCCCGCACCGGTGGCAAATGTGGCTGCGGCGGCATATATAAAGCCTTGTTTCATCATGGTTATCCTTATCAGCCCCTCCGCTGTGGATAGGGTTTTACGGATTGGGCAAAACTGGTGGCGATCTAAATCGCCTCTTTAATGACTGTTTTCGGTCATCTATAACCCTCTAATGAACGAAAGCCATCAACCGCCGCTGGATGAGGCCGATCGCCGGATCCTGAGAGAAGTGCAGAAGGATATCAGACGGTCGCCAGAGATGCTCGCTGACGCGGTCGGCATGTCGGTATCGAGTTTTCGGCGGAGGTTGAAGCGGCTGCGATCCAACGGACGGATCAAAGCCGAAGTCGCCCTGATCGAACCGGAAACCGCCGGAATCGAAATCGTCGTTGTCGTGACAATGCGGGAAGAACACAGCGCCGATTATGATCGCCTGAAACGCCGCATTCGCGAAGCCCCGGAAATCACCCAGTGTTATAGCGTGACGGGTGAAGTCGATTTGATCTTGCACGTCATCATGCCGGGAATGGAGCGGTTTGAAGCGTGGCTTCAAGAATACGTCTTGCAGGACAAGGCGGTGCGCCGCTGTACGTCACATGTCGTCTATTCCAGGATCAAATATGAAACGGCGCTGCCGATTTAATCCAGGCGCAGCCTAACCTGCGCATTTTACGCAAGTTGCCACACTCGGATCGTTTCTCAGCCGTTTTTCGGCAATGTCTTCACCGCAGCGCGCGCAATAACCCCATTCGCCCTGTTCAATCCGCACCAGAGCCGCCGCGATCCGGCTGCGCTCTGCAGCGCGGCGGCGCTCCTGCGCCTGCGCCATGGCCTGCTGCTGCATTGCGTCCATACGCGACAGGCGCCCGACGCTATCCTGTTGCAAGGTAACAGGCGCACGGGCTTCACCCGAAATCCGGTCTTCCTCGACCAGGTCGGCCTGACGCGCGATCAAAGCCGCTTTGGCTTCGTCCTCGGTCAATCCAGCCTCCAGTCGATCTGGCCGCGTCCCCGGCTTGCCAGAAACGCATTCGTCTGACTGAAGGGCTTTGAGCCAAAGAAACCGCGATAGGAGGACAGCGGGCTGGGGTGCGGAGCCTTCAAGACCAGATGATGATCCCCGCGCCCGAGCGCCGCAATCCGGCCCGCTTTTTTCGCCGCATGGCTGCCCCATAAAATGAATACGGCAGGCTCGCCCCGTTCTGCGACAGCGGCAACCGCTGCATCGGTGATCGCGTCCCATCCGCGCCCGGCATGGCTGCCCGCTTGCCCAGATTCGACGGTTAAAGTGTTGTTGAGAAGCAGCACGCCCTGCTCGGCCCAGCGGGTCAGGTTGCCGTGATCGGGCGGCTCGATGCCGAGATCACTTTCCAGCTCTTTGTACACATTGACCAGCGACGGCGGCAGTTTCACCCCGCGCTGCACCGAAAACGCCAATCCATGCGCCTGCCCCGGCCCATGATACGGGTCCTGACCAAGGATCACGGCCCGCACGCTATCCAGCGGGGTCAGAGCCAGCGCATTCAATCGCTGTCCGCGCGGCGGATATACAACCTTGCCTGCATCTTCCTGCATTCGCAGCCATCCGCCCAGCCCCCGCGATTCATCGGTGGCCAACGCAGGTTCCAGCGCGCCGCGCCAGCTTTCAGGGATATCGTCACTCGCCATTACTGACGCAGGCTACACCACTGGCCGCTTTCCCTCTATCCCCCTCTTTCCCTAGCCAATGATGTGGCGTAGGGCTGGGCCATGACTGTACATTTTCACGAAGAAGATCTCCCCGATGGCGTGCTGGAAGGCACCTCGGATCTGGCCGTTGATACCGAAACGATGGGTCTGATCACACACCGCGACAGGTTGTGCGTGGTCCAGATCAGCGATGGATCGGGTGACGAGCATCTGGTGCGTTTTTCGCCCGGTAGCGATTATGAAGCACCCAATCTGACCCGTATTCTGGCGGATCAGAACCGGACCAAACTGTACCACTTTGGCCGCTTTGATCTGGCAGCGATCCAATATTACCTTGGCATCACGGCGGGACCGGTATTCTGCACCAAAATTGCAAGCAAGCTGGTGCGGACATACACCGACCGCCACGGCCTTAAAAACCTCGTTGATGAATTGCTGGGTGAGAGCATTTCCAAACAACAGCAAAGCTCGGATTGGGGCGGACCCGTCCTAAGCGAGGCGCAGCGTGATTATGCAGCCTCCGACGTGCGCTTCCTCCACCGGATGCGTGATGAGCTGGTTATCCGGCTGGAACGCGAAGGCCGGATGGAAATGGCGCAGGCTTGTTTCGATTTTCTGCCGACCCGCGCGCAGCTCGATATTGCCGGTTGGTCCGAACATGATATTTTCAGCCACATGTAAGTAAAGGCTGGCACGACTCACACCATGGTCATGAAACCCCGCATCGAAACCAGCGAAGCCAAAGCGCTCCGCAATAAACGCCAGCATTTTGCGGCGCCGGGCGGCTCGCATGATAAGCTGGTGGCGTTTCTGGCGCGGGCTTTGCCCATGGGCGTGGGTATCGTTGCGGCCTTAATGGTGATCACACCCTTATCACCGCGCGGCGAAGTCAGCTTTCTGCTCGACCGCAATGAAGTGTCGGTGATCAATGAGCGGCTGAGTGTGGATAATGCGATGTATCGCGGGCGGGACGATAGCGGGCGGCCTTTTTCCGTAACCGCAGGCGATGCGGTGCAACGCTCAAGCACGGAAGGGCTTGTGCGGATGGACAATTTACGCGCGCAATTGCTTTTGACAGATGGCCCCGCCCGCTTGACCGCGCCGGGGGGAACCTATGATCTCAATACAGAAATCGTGGCTGTGGATGGCGCTGTCGAACTGAACGCCGCCGATGGCTACCGAATGAGCGCGCGCGGCGTCTCTATCAACATGGGGGATCGCATCATCAGCGGTGATAACGGGGTCGAGGGTGAAGTGCCCGCAGGCAGTTTTTCGGCCGACACTATGCGCGCTGATCTTGACGCGCGCACAATCAAACTTGAAGGCAATGCCCGCCTGACCATGATCCCCGGCAAGTTGAGGATGCCATGACCGCAAAGCACGATATTTCGGGCAAACGCCCAACGCGCCGTCTCGGCAAAATCGCCTTTGGCTGGATGGCCGGCGGGTTCGCTATGACACTGGCTGTCACAGGCGGTATCGGGCTTCAGGCTCAGGGAATTGCCGCGCACAACACCAATGCGCCGGTCAATTACAATGCAGGCAGCATCGAATTGCAGGACCGGCAAAACCGGGTCGCGTTATCGGGCGGGGTCACCGTGACGCAGGCCGGTCTGACTGTCCGATCCAACCGGATGCTGGTGAATTTCACAGACATCGGTTCGCTCAACATCCAACGGATCACCGCGACCGGCGGCGTGGTTGTCACGCGCGGCAATGAACGTGCCAGCGGCGATGTTGCGATTTACGATTTCTCGCGGCGGATTATCACTCTGGCGGGCAATGTCAGCCTGCGCCGGGGCACCGATACGCTTAATGGCGGGCGGCTTGTGATTGACCTGCGCAGCGGCGTTTCCAGCGTCGATGGATCGCCATCAGGCAGATCAGGCAGCGTTGGCGAGACGGGAAGCGATGGGCGGGTAACCGGCACGTTCTCTGTCCCTCAGAGCGATGAAAACGATTAGCCACCAAACCGCGAAACCGCCAAACCGGCGATCGTCTAATAAGCGTTGTCGTGGCGTAATACCCAAATGGTCTTGTAGATAATCTCTAAGTCGCGGCGGATCGTCCACCCGGCGATATATTCCAGATCGGATTGCAGCCGGTCCGTCAGGTCTTTTTCATGCTCGGTCGCGCCTCTATGGCCGCGGATCTGCGCGAGGCCAGTCAGGCCGGGTTTAAGGCTGTGCCGCTGCCAATATTGGCCATCGACTTCCCAAAAGAACTTGTTGTTCGCGCGGCTGCCCAAAGCATGCGGGCGAGGCCCGACAAGTGACATTTCCCCGCGCAAAACATTGATCATCTGCGGCAGCTCATCAATGCTGGTCCGCCGGATGAATGATCCGATTTTCGTAATTCGCGCATCATCGCGCATCGTCGATTGATCGCCATCGGCATCCGACTGCGCGCTGCGCATGGAGCGGAATTTCAGCATATCGAAAAATTGGTTTCCGCGCCCCAAACGGCGTTGAATGAAAAGGACCGGACCGCGGTCTTCCAGTTTGATAATAACGGCCACCACCAGCAACACTGGCGCAAGCACAATCAAAGCGAGTCCGGCAACCGCGATATCAAAACCGCGTTTCATAATGCGGCCCCGCATACCCAACGGACCGGTCGAGACGACCTGTGTCGTGCGGCCAAGATCATCGTACCGGTGCACGCCCAAAACGCCCAGCTCATGCGCGGGCTCGCTTACAATCTCGCCATATATCCCGGATGATTTCAGCAGCAACGCCCAGGCTTTGCGCCGGTCTGGCGAACAGCTGATGACCACTCTATCCTGATAGGCGAGCAATTTGCCGAGGCGATCCAGCACAAACGGATCCTGGCCAGCGGCATCCAGATTGTGTTCGCGCGCATCAACCATCATACAATTGCTCAACGCAAATTCAGGGCCGCCATCCATTATCACCAATCGATTGCGGATTTTGCCGCCCCAGAACCGCTGTATCAATACAGGGATCATCCGGCGCGAGGCGGTAAGTATGATAGCGGATAATATCAGACCAAGAGTAACCGCCACGCGCGAAAATTCTGCGTTCGACTTGGTGTAAAACGCCACAAAGTTCAGCAGCGCCGCCGATATAAACAACGCCGTCAGCATCTTGCGCACCGCATACACCCAATCGCCCAGCGCGCCTTGCCCATAGGTGGAATTGTAGAGTGCGATGGTAAAATATAACGGCAGCAGAGTTTGCGCCGCCAGCATGCTGCGCGGTTCCCACCAGACACCTTCATACACAAACGTCGCGGCCGCAAAGCTGAGATTGATCAGAACCGCGTCGGCTATCAACATGAGCGCATATGCGCGGAGCCGCCGCCGCTCCAGCGAGGGTGCGATCCATTGATCAATTGCGTCCGGTTTTTCAGCCTCTAACAGAGGCCCCGACATCTTGTTCATGCGACACAGTCCTAAGCGTAACGCGAGAATACGCATTACCCCTTAGGGGTGCATACATCATGAATGGGCTCCGGGACGAATGCAGAGTGCGGATATGCGGGGGATTTTACCTTTTGGTCGCGAAACGGGCGATTTCGGCGAGATCCTGCGACAACAGCAATTCAGCCGATTGGCTGTTGGACAGCAGCGCCCGATGCAGCTTCACCAGACGCGGGATCAAACGGTCCAGTTTGCCGCGATGCCAGCGCGACAATTGATGCCGGATGTCGCGTTCTTCTTTCCAGAAAATACCCAGCTGCGCCTTTTCGCCTTTGCTTAACGTGTCAAACGAGCCGCGCGGGCCCAGCCTTCCGGTAATCTGGGCAAGCTGCGCGGCGCGCCGTTCCAACGCCAGCAATAGGCCGACGGGATTGAGCCCGAGCTCTCGCATCCGCCGAATTTCGGTCGATAGCCGTTGCAAATCGCCGCCCATCACCGCGTTGACGACCGGCTGAAACCCGTCCTCTTCGGTGGCAGCGCCAATCTCGCTGTAATCCTCGACAGAGGCGGATTTGGGCGATTGCGGATCGGCATCGCAATACAGCGCCAGCTTTGTGACTTCGGATTGGGCAAGCCGCACATCCAGCCCGGCGGCGCGCGCGATCCGTTCGGCCAGATCACCGCCCAGCCTCAAACCGGCAGCATCCGCCATTCCTCTGACAGAGACAGCCACAGTCGCAAGGTCAGGTGGATAGAACATCGCGACGAGCGCGTCGGGCCGTTTTTCAAGCAGTTTGGCAGTCCGCGATTTATCGGTCGCAGACGTCGCGACGACAAATATGGGCGCGGCATCGCCCGCCCCCGCTTCTCCTGTTTCGACAAGCGCCTTAAGCGCATCATGCGCTTCGTCCCCTGTCGCCCGCACAAGGATATGCCGTTTGTCACCAAACAGCGATTCCGTTCGCGCTTCATCGCCCAGCATCGCGGGATCACGGCGCAGATCCGCCCCGGCAATATCAACGCGCTCACCGGCGTCGGGCAGAGTTTCGATAATCTTGTTGGCAGCGGCCGATGCGCCCGCTTCGTCTGGTCCGCAAAAAAAGAAGATGCTGGCTCGATCAGTCCCGGACGGAAGCCCGCGGGCAAAATCTTTTTGCGTGGCCTTCATTGCGGCCTCACTCGGCAGAAGGCTTTCTGGCCTGCTCTCTCAGCGCCAGCGCAATAGTGGTGGTCATCCGGTCGGCCACCTCTTGCGCCAGATTTTCCAAAGCGCGCTGTTCGGCGGCGATGGTGGCATATTCACTCGACACGACATCAATACCGGCATCCGAGCCAGCCGTTGCATCCAGCAAGATTTCGCCGGTTGCCAGATCAACCAATTGATAGCGCGCGCGCAAAATCCGACGTTCGCGGCTGATTGTGTCATCGTTAAGCACGCCCAGCGCTTCAAGAGCATCATCAAGCCGCACATCGAGCCGGTAGGCAGGCGTCGCATCGCCCGCGATGCCAAACCGGTCGGTCAACGCATTACGGATCAGCCAGCCGCCTCTGCCGGGTATGGCAGGCACATCGATTGCGCCCAAACCCTGGGCGATGCCCGCATTGGTGCCGCCCGCATACATCGGTTGAAGCCCGCATGCAGGCAAAGCCAAAGCGGCCAATAGGATGAACGCGCCGCGCATCATGTAACGATATTGACCAGCCTGTCGGGCACTACAATCACCTTGCGAATTTCTGCTCCGTCCACCGAACGCTGAACCTTCTCGCTCGCCAGTGCAAGCGCTTCGAGCGTGTCTTTCGGGGCTCCCTTGGGCGCGGTGATCGTATCGCGCAGCTTGCCCATGTGCTGGATCGCGATGGTGACTTCGTCTTCGATCAGCATCGCCGGATCGTGGTCTGGCCATGCGGCATCAGCGATCAGACTGTCATGGCCCAGTTTCGCATAGGCTTCTTCCGCGAGGTGCGGCATCATCGGGCTAACGAGATGCAGGACCGCGCGAATCGCGAAATTCCTCGCCTCGCTCGGCTGCGCTTTTTCTGCGGCTCCGGTCAGCTCGTAAATGCGCGCCACAGCTTTGTTGAAACCGAGCGCTTCGATATCGTCAGCCACTGCGACGATTGCCTGATGTGCCTTGCGGGCCAGCGCCTTGTCTTCGCCGGTGGCGGTTTCATCATAGCTATCAAACAACCGCCAAAGACGTTGGACAAAGCGCGCGCAGCCTTCGATCCCGCTGGCCGACCATGGCAGATCGCGCTCTGGCGGGCTGTCAGACAGCATAAACCAGCGCACGGCATCCGCGCCGTATTCGTCGATGATATTATCGGGATCGACGACGTTCTTTTTCGACTTCGACATTTTGACAACGCGGCCAGCGGCAACAGGCGCGCCATCTTCAATCGTCACCCAGTCCTGACCATCCTTGCGGACTTCATCTGGCGACAACCAGCTGCCATCGCCAAGGCTGTATGTCTCATGCGTCACCATGCCCTGCGTGAACAGCGCGGCGAATGGTTCTTTCACATCCAGTTTGCCGATATGCGCCAGTGCGCGCGTCCAGAAACGGGCATAGAGCAGGTGCAAAATCGCATGTTCGACCCCGCCGATATAATGCTGCACCGGCAGCCACTTGGCGATTTCTTCCGCATCGAACGGCTTGTCCGCAGGTTGGCTCGCAAAGCGCAGGAAATACCACGATGAATTGGTGAACGTATCGAGCGTATCGGTCTCGCGCGTGGCCTTACCGCCGCAGGTCGGGCAATCGACATGCTTCCACGTTGCGTGGCGTTCCAACGGGTTGCCGGGCGTTTCGAAATCCACATCATCGGGCAACGTCACCGGAAGCTGATCTTTCGGCACCGGCACCACGCCGCACGTATCGCAGTGGATGAACGGGATCGGCGTGCCCCAATAACGCTGGCGTGAAATGCCCCAATCGCGCAGCCGCCATACGGTGGTGCCTTTGCCCCAGCCGCCGTCTTCGGCGCGCTTGATCACTTCGGCTTTGGCATCTTCCACGCTCATCGCGTCGAGGAAATCCGAATTGACGATCACGCCGTCACCAGCCTCGGCCTCATCGCCCATCGGCGCATCTGCCTGCGCGATATCGCTGGCGACGACGCGCGTGATGGGCTGGCCGTATTTGGTCGCGAATTCGAAATCGCGCTGGTCGTGGCCCGGTACGCCCATAACCGCGCCGGTGCCGTAATCCATCAACACGAAATTCGCGATGAAGACTGGCATGGCCTGGCCCGTAAACGGATGTTTCGCGGTGATGCCGGTATCAAAACCGAGCTTTTCCGCGGTTTCAAGTTCGGCCGCTGTCGTCCCGCCGCGTTTGCACTCTTCGATAAAGGCCGCCGCATCGGCGCTTTGTCCAGCGGCGCTTTGCGCAATCGGGTGGTCGGCCGCAATCGCACAGAAACTCGCGCCGAAAATCGTGTCGGGCCGCGTGGTGTAAACCGGCAGTTTCTCCCCATTCGACAACTCGAAAGAGAATTCCAAACCGGAAGATTTGCCGATCCAGTTTTCCTGCATCAGCCGGACTTTTTCAGGCCAATCTTCAAGCTCGCCAAGGCCGCCCAGCAGGTCTTCGGCAAAGTCGGTTATCTTGAGGAACCACTGGTCCAGCTTGCGTTTTTCAACCTCAGCGCCGGAACGCCAGCCCTTGCCATCGATCACCTGTTCATTGGCCAGCACGGTCATATCGACCGGGTCCCAGTTCACTTCGGAGGATTTCCGGTAAACTAGGCCAGCGGTGTACATATCGATGAACAGCGATTGTTCATGACCGTAATATTCCGGGTCGCAGGTCGCAAATTCACGCGTCCAATCGAGCGCAAAGCCGATCCGTTTCAGCTGCGCCTTCATGCCTTCGATATTGGAGCGGGTCCAAGCGCCGGGATGCACCTTTTTTTCCATCGCGGCATTTTCTGCGGGCATCCCAAACGCGTCCCAGCCCATCGGGTGGAGCACCTCGTGCCCGCGCATCTTCTTATAGCGGGCCAGCACATCGCCCATCGTGTAATTGCGCACATGCCCCATATGGATGCGCCCCGATGGATAGGGGAACATC
This genomic interval carries:
- a CDS encoding sugar transferase, giving the protein MNKMSGPLLEAEKPDAIDQWIAPSLERRRLRAYALMLIADAVLINLSFAAATFVYEGVWWEPRSMLAAQTLLPLYFTIALYNSTYGQGALGDWVYAVRKMLTALFISAALLNFVAFYTKSNAEFSRVAVTLGLILSAIILTASRRMIPVLIQRFWGGKIRNRLVIMDGGPEFALSNCMMVDAREHNLDAAGQDPFVLDRLGKLLAYQDRVVISCSPDRRKAWALLLKSSGIYGEIVSEPAHELGVLGVHRYDDLGRTTQVVSTGPLGMRGRIMKRGFDIAVAGLALIVLAPVLLVVAVIIKLEDRGPVLFIQRRLGRGNQFFDMLKFRSMRSAQSDADGDQSTMRDDARITKIGSFIRRTSIDELPQMINVLRGEMSLVGPRPHALGSRANNKFFWEVDGQYWQRHSLKPGLTGLAQIRGHRGATEHEKDLTDRLQSDLEYIAGWTIRRDLEIIYKTIWVLRHDNAY
- the holA gene encoding DNA polymerase III subunit delta; the protein is MKATQKDFARGLPSGTDRASIFFFCGPDEAGASAAANKIIETLPDAGERVDIAGADLRRDPAMLGDEARTESLFGDKRHILVRATGDEAHDALKALVETGEAGAGDAAPIFVVATSATDKSRTAKLLEKRPDALVAMFYPPDLATVAVSVRGMADAAGLRLGGDLAERIARAAGLDVRLAQSEVTKLALYCDADPQSPKSASVEDYSEIGAATEEDGFQPVVNAVMGGDLQRLSTEIRRMRELGLNPVGLLLALERRAAQLAQITGRLGPRGSFDTLSKGEKAQLGIFWKEERDIRHQLSRWHRGKLDRLIPRLVKLHRALLSNSQSAELLLSQDLAEIARFATKR
- the lptE gene encoding LPS assembly lipoprotein LptE, with protein sequence MRGAFILLAALALPACGLQPMYAGGTNAGIAQGLGAIDVPAIPGRGGWLIRNALTDRFGIAGDATPAYRLDVRLDDALEALGVLNDDTISRERRILRARYQLVDLATGEILLDATAGSDAGIDVVSSEYATIAAEQRALENLAQEVADRMTTTIALALREQARKPSAE
- the leuS gene encoding leucine--tRNA ligase, with product MSNTRFDPSSADGRWQRAWDDAGTFTADSDSEKPKSYILEMFPYPSGRIHMGHVRNYTMGDVLARYKKMRGHEVLHPMGWDAFGMPAENAAMEKKVHPGAWTRSNIEGMKAQLKRIGFALDWTREFATCDPEYYGHEQSLFIDMYTAGLVYRKSSEVNWDPVDMTVLANEQVIDGKGWRSGAEVEKRKLDQWFLKITDFAEDLLGGLGELEDWPEKVRLMQENWIGKSSGLEFSFELSNGEKLPVYTTRPDTIFGASFCAIAADHPIAQSAAGQSADAAAFIEECKRGGTTAAELETAEKLGFDTGITAKHPFTGQAMPVFIANFVLMDYGTGAVMGVPGHDQRDFEFATKYGQPITRVVASDIAQADAPMGDEAEAGDGVIVNSDFLDAMSVEDAKAEVIKRAEDGGWGKGTTVWRLRDWGISRQRYWGTPIPFIHCDTCGVVPVPKDQLPVTLPDDVDFETPGNPLERHATWKHVDCPTCGGKATRETDTLDTFTNSSWYFLRFASQPADKPFDAEEIAKWLPVQHYIGGVEHAILHLLYARFWTRALAHIGKLDVKEPFAALFTQGMVTHETYSLGDGSWLSPDEVRKDGQDWVTIEDGAPVAAGRVVKMSKSKKNVVDPDNIIDEYGADAVRWFMLSDSPPERDLPWSASGIEGCARFVQRLWRLFDSYDETATGEDKALARKAHQAIVAVADDIEALGFNKAVARIYELTGAAEKAQPSEARNFAIRAVLHLVSPMMPHLAEEAYAKLGHDSLIADAAWPDHDPAMLIEDEVTIAIQHMGKLRDTITAPKGAPKDTLEALALASEKVQRSVDGAEIRKVIVVPDRLVNIVT